AGAGTCCCGATTTTGCTGCTGGGAAGACAATACTGCGAATTGTCGCCCACCGGGAAAGTCCCAGCGCCGCCGCACCCCGCAGGTATTCTGGGGGAACCTTGGCAAGACTGGCATCTGCCATGAGTGCGATCGTAGGCAGAATCATAATTGTCAGGATGGCAATCCCAGCCAGCAGGCTGGTTCCCGGCGGTTGGATGCGTCCAATTATCGGCACCAGCACGACTAAACCCCAGAACCCGTAGACAACTGATGGAATTCCTGCCAGCAACTCGATGAGCCGTCGATAGAGTCCAGCAATCGCAGGGGGTGCGTAGTAGTGGCAGAAGACGGCAGATAGAATTCCCAGTGGCGTCGCTACTAGCACCGAACCCGCCATTGCAAGTAGGGTGCCCCAAAGCATGGGGGTAAGGTTGTAGAGTCCTTCTGCGGGATTCCAGGATGCATCAGTGAAAAAGCGCAAGAGTCCGACGTGCTGCAGGACGGGCAGTGCTTCCAACCCCAGAAACACCACAATCAAAACGACGATCGCACCCGCAACAACCGCGCATCCCCGCAGCGTCCAGATGAGGATTTGGTCACTTTGATAGGGAGACAAAATTCTGCTCTTTGACAATGTTCTGCACCTGTTGCGATCGCGCGAAATCAATGAATTCCTTGTCCAACCCTTGCGGCTGGCTTTTCGTCACCAAGTTGAGGGGACGGGAAATGGGGAACGTCCCGTTTTGCACATTCGCCGTTGTGGCTGCTACCCCATTAACGGGCAGTAGCTTGACAGGAACGCCGTTTGCCGAATTATATTCCGCTGTGCCAATCGACACGTATCCAATCGCATTGGGATTACCCGTCACCGTCTTGATTCCCTGCTCGTTGTCACCAATCACTACTTGAGCCTTGATGTCGCTATTCTTAAGCTTGAAGTACTGCGCGAACAGTTCTAGGGTGGAGCGTCCTTCTGCTTTATTGACTACAGTTATCGGGGCGTCCTTGCCTCCTACCTGCTTCCAGTTGCCAATCTTGCCTGTGTAAATATCAACGACTTGGCGATCGCTTAACGACGGCACCGAATTATCTTTGTGCAGGATGATTGTCACACCATCACGGGCGATCGTAAAAGCTTGGAGGTCTTTTTCGTCCTCCTTGAGGGCGCGAGAAACCATACCAATGTTAGCCAGTCCTTTGCGAGCATCCGTAATACCGCGAGAGGAACC
The Microcoleus sp. AS-A8 genome window above contains:
- the pstC gene encoding phosphate ABC transporter permease subunit PstC; translated protein: MSPYQSDQILIWTLRGCAVVAGAIVVLIVVFLGLEALPVLQHVGLLRFFTDASWNPAEGLYNLTPMLWGTLLAMAGSVLVATPLGILSAVFCHYYAPPAIAGLYRRLIELLAGIPSVVYGFWGLVVLVPIIGRIQPPGTSLLAGIAILTIMILPTIALMADASLAKVPPEYLRGAAALGLSRWATIRSIVFPAAKSGLFTGVILETGRAIGETMAILMVCGNVVQTPKSLFDPIRTLTANIALEMAYATGNHRSALFVSGLVLMALIVALVVGAEVISKGRIYE
- a CDS encoding phosphate ABC transporter substrate-binding protein, with protein sequence MKNLRRLAPLSLGLAACIGLQSCTNPPTASTQSTDKLQGKLVLTGSSTVAPLVTEIGKRFEAENSAVRVDVQSGGSSRGITDARKGLANIGMVSRALKEDEKDLQAFTIARDGVTIILHKDNSVPSLSDRQVVDIYTGKIGNWKQVGGKDAPITVVNKAEGRSTLELFAQYFKLKNSDIKAQVVIGDNEQGIKTVTGNPNAIGYVSIGTAEYNSANGVPVKLLPVNGVAATTANVQNGTFPISRPLNLVTKSQPQGLDKEFIDFARSQQVQNIVKEQNFVSLSK